CTGCTGGAGTGAACGTATCAAACTTGCAATACCTGAAAACCAACTATTGTCACTGTGTGcagttcaagaactaaaaaGGAACTGTTCTCACAATAAAGCTGCTCATACAATAAAAAGACCAATTTATCAATCTGATTGAAGGTAAAGATGGATCCTTTTTGGGAATAAGCTCGacactatgactcaataaaCTTTTGACTAAATGAATTGTTTTCCCTCAACTAATTTCAGTATAATTTTCTAAAAGACCaagtatttcattattttcttcaattatcCTTGGTAAAAGCTTGTGTATGATTGTTACTGTTAAATAACACGAAGAGTTTCTCTTCGAACAAGCAAACAAGCACCAAATTAGCACAAAGAAATCATAGTGATGTGAATTTACCAGTTGCCAGAAATACCATCAACCAAGCCATTAATTCTTTGACCAGTGATGCAGCCAGCATTCATGATGTCTTCAGCAACATCCAAATCAATTGCTTCCAAAGCAGCCAATGCATTGCTCTGTATCTGTATTGGACCTCTATATTGTCCCTCTCCTCTGATAGCACTTAAATCCCTCTCAAACACCAACACATCAAACCCCTTTTTCTTTGCTGCCAAAGCAAACACTAACCCACCAATCCCACCACCCGCAACAAGTACTTTCAACTTCTTTTGTGGAACCTTCAAATCACCGTTAACCCCAGAGTCACTCTTCTCTGTAGGAGTAACTGGAGCTTCAGCAAGTGTTGCTTTTACTTTTACTCCTTTAACCTTGTTGATATGCCCATTTCCCAAGCTCCTACAAGGTAAAGAATGATATAACTCTGCAGAAAAGTCCTTGGAAATCAATAAAGGTAGCTGCTTTCTTGATAAAACTGAAGTGGAAGGATGAACGGAAGTGTAAAACACAGTTGAATACATCTTTTACTTGAACCCCAGTTCAAGAAAAGAGGATTTGAGTTTTTCTTCCAATGTATGTATGATTCAGTGAAAAGaagatttattgaaaaattgttAATTAGGCCAAAGAAAGTGGGATTTGTGGGTGAAAGTGAGGATGGTGGTGGGGCAAGGAAGATTGATATCCAAACAAGTAATATATGATTCAGTGAAAAAAAGAAGTTAGATGATATATAGGAGTTGTTAATTAGGCCAATGTTTGTTAGTTAGGCATTTGAAAAGGAAGTGGAAATTTGTGGGTGATAGtgagggtggtggtggtggggcAGAGGAAGATTGAGAACCAATCCATGGTGCATTAAGCAGCACCAATGATGTAGATTCCATGGCCAGGTGGCTTCTCATAGTTGCTTCTTTGTATGACTAAGCTCAGCCAGATCTTTGACTCTTGTTCACTCATAAATGGTGGATATTTTCTTTTAGCTGCttgacttatgcatctttttctttcttatacttCAACTGTCCGTGCATTGCTATTTTTTAgtctacttaaaaaaaaaaaaaatttaatattttaattttaattttttttaatcacaaaattaaagaataattttgtatatttatataattttaatttaaaattataatattaaagattatttttatttttttaaatttcgtaCCAAATCAAactagatttttttaaaaaaatattttgagacttgACCCTCAAAAAATAATACGTAGTATTTTTTAGGCTTATATGTAGGAGAATCCAAATTAACCCGATAGTGGACTCTATCTAGTGGTCTAAAAAAGAGGAAACGACgaagtttgtataattaaaggattgtttctttttaattcaaatGTCTTTAAATGTCAAGATGTTATATTTACATCtaattatatagtttttatttcctcaaatgaagaaattaataaaccacaatttaaatattctattcatcttaGGTTATAAAGTGATGGGAGTAATTGGTGTTAATCTAATAGCTGGTGATCATGTTAGTTAATAATGGTGATTGTCAAACAATAAAGGTGAAGTTAATTGGTGATGGTAATAACAAGTAATTTTAGTAATATAACATGATGATGGTTGAGATAAACGATGGATTTTATAAGGGTATAGTCGGTGTGTACATCTTGGTTGTAACGATTATGATCATTGATGGTAACACGattatagtaattaataatgataatgatgatgattgtgaatcataataataatagagTTTGTAAGGTTTTGGAGGTAATTATTAGTGGCACTATTAATAGTGTTTTGCATAGTAATTGTACAAAGATAACTCGTGGTGATTATTAAGTATTGAAACTTTAATAATAAGTCATCTTCACATAAAAAAAGGATATatctatatttaataatattaaactgctatttcaactaaataaagatacattaaataataaaatctttaaaaaaataatcacagTACGGTTTTGTGGTTTCTTCGTGGGGCAGTAAATGGAACAAACAAAATACCATAACATGAGGTTTAGGATATTTTGAAATTGACTAGcctacaaaaacaaaaaaaagaacattcaaaataaattaaatggcATACACTTTACAACGTAGTCCAGAACACAGCCAGAAAATAATtcgacaaaaaataatatatttccaaacttatcaataaaaattgtgataaaatgctaaatattttttcatagtttATATTAGAAAAAGTACTTCATCTACGAGTTTGGCCACTTAATATTTCCACCAAAATGAAAGAGGAGAGAGACCTTGTTGAGGGAAATAAAGACtgattttggattttttttatggttttgtGGTATAAAATTTTAGACAAGTCTTCATCCATGTGGtttgttataataataaagcaaTTATGTGGTGCAAAGCTAAAACCTCTCTGTTTCCTTGCCAAgatattttttagaaatgtCTTTTCGAgtattattcaaaaaataaaactaactaCTTAAGAATATAGATTTTTCTTTGGCTGAAATTGTGCAATTGAAgaatattcatcaaatatatgttttttattatttcaaatctGTTTATTGGTTTGATGGGTCAGAAGATAGAATCTAAACTTACGAATTTTAAATTTGTCACAATATTCATAAATCTTAGAATACTCTAAATACTTAGTTAAAAGACTAATTGTGAGGGAAAATGACTTGTGTCCAGAAGAGAGGTGATCATTTCTTATTTCCCTTCTTTTAGTGGAAAAGAGTTTCCATTTCTAgcaattataataaatacttcCATCCCTGATTAAATTAAACAGTTTGTGAGTGATAACTGAAAATCATAAAGTAACTTGCTATTttactttaaatattattatttggcATTAgtccatttctttcttttccaaaaGAAGAACCAACACATACCAAATTCTCCACTTGGTTGCTGAATGCTTTTCtattaattgaaattaataCTTAATTTCTACTGTTTAGTTGGGATAAGATTTTGGAATTTGAGGAGAGATTCATAAATTAGCTTTTACAGCTATATAATTAAGCAACATCTTATATTTCTATCGACTAATAATTAAAATCATGGTACTTCACATGTGCGATTTACTtccattttatttgtttgtttatagGTAACTTTTGTTTTTGGTATAATATATGAACATGACTTTTAACTTGGCATCAGTTTGCATTATGATCCTTGACTTTagatgtgcacaagtagacacttgaacttgtataaaattgaacaaacagACACATTTGTCTTACATGGCACCCTACATGGGAATTTTGTGTCCTGCGTGTATCGTATCACGGAGGACacatgtgtctacttgttcatttgcatacaagtttaagtgtctacttgtgtacATCCAAAGTCAAGGGTCATAATTATCAACTAATGTCAAGCTATaggtcatatttatgtattatgtctctattttttaacttttcagTTATTAACCAATTGGATGTCTAAACAATTCTTGGGATTTTGATAGACTTTTCTACTGTAAATGTCTTCAATTATGTTcgtattgtaatgattttgattgaaggGATGAAGACAAACTGTGTGTTAGTCTGTCGGACGCTAGAAGTGCTGATTATTTTGAAGATTGCCAAAGTACGTAGAATAGGTTGTGCTGCTAACGTGATAGGTTGTGCTAACCAAGTCGAAGACGGAATAAGTTTCAGTAgagtttttcttatttaaggaaaatagtTTGTATAGTTAATTGTGAAAAGAAGTTGTTTTGAACTATGACAAAGTTGTATATACACAGGTAGTAATATGTCGTAGTTGCGTAGATAAGTCATATAGACAAGTTGTGTACCGGCAAAGACACATGCAGTAACATAGGAAGACAAGTTGTATAACGGCAAAGACACAGGCAGTAACATGTCGCAGGCAGTAACACGTCTTTGATGAATCCAAGTTAAATTAGAAAGCGTGTTTGTAGAAGTTATTACTTAACCCAAGTTGGGTTCGACTAGGTTTAAGTAAAGAAGGAAAAACTATTTCCTACTTGGTTAAGGAAATAGTTTGAGGCGGTCAAGACAAAGAAGGAAAATTGTTTCCTACTTGTTTAAGGAAATAGTTTGAGGCGGCATAGTTTAAAAGGAAAGAAGCGTAAGTTTTTGTTGCGGCAAAGACAAAAGGAAGTCCAAATTGAGTTCAACAAGGTTTTGTAGAGGCAAAGAAGAAGTTGAATCAAACAAGGAGTTGTTGAAATTCTGATCTATAAATAGGGAGCTATTTTCATAAGAAAGATTTGtgcacttacatagagagaagatcaggtttgagagagttttgagagTTTCTTGGGAGTGTTGCTCATTTGTAAGGAAAAGTTGTAAGATTGTAATTAAGAGTTTAGATTACAATCGAGTGTGTGTGTAGGATTCGTCTAACAAGTTTGAGAAACTTGACGGACGGTAGAAGACTTAACTTGGGGGTTTTTGTCTTGGttagctaggaattagagtttataatttcttagcttggaattagagtttataattccttaggttaAATAGGCttgtaatcttttgttgagGTTCAGAGTTTAATAAAGTGGAGTTAAATCCTATAGAGCTGTAGGTCCTGATTTTTACCCTTTATGAGTTGGGGTTTTCCACGATAAAATAttgtgtcattattttatttgcttcaCAAAACGTAACTGATGTAATCTGCAAAGAAACATATAGAATATACTTGTTCCTTAGGCAAATTTGGGGGTCAAAATTCCAACaaagtctcatttgttttctaatgtgttcaaatgatttgaagtaaaacacaattattctcgaacgttttcactatcaattgaaCTAATGAGTTttggaacaacatatgtatcctctatcaataTCTCTCGCAAAATCTGATTTCACATCAGCTAACGgtgtttaaaagaaatatattataggtgattcaatgattcaatagaaaCATAACATAGTTGAGATACCTGAGAGAAAAAACCTAACAAGTTTAGAAATCTGTTTAAATATTTGaccaaaattatatatgtagcCTTACTACAACACTTCcttttatattcttttcataAGATTAGATTACTGTCCCAAGAAAACTTATATCAACACGATAAGCATAGCTAGCCATACGCTCCATGCTAGCTTATTCTATTACGTATATGACTTGTCTCTTTCATTTCTAGGGAaatcattattataatattatttgttggGTTATGttaatttcaagtttaaaagaAGTTGTCCATCAAAGCTTAAATTAATAGAATAAGAAAGAGTTAAAAAAGTTTCATTTCTTTGAGTAAAGGCTCAAAATAGTCCCTCAACTTTGGGTTAAGATTCAAAATGATCCTTTGAGTTTTCACATTAAGCACTAATAATCCCTCATGTTTGTAATATTGGTGCACTTTTGATCCTCCCATAAAATTTTGCCTATTTTTTAGCATCAATTTtgtctaaaattttatataaggaATGTCCAATCgtctttttatatgtataatagaaataataactcTATCTGAGAGAAAGTGATAAGAAAAACTTGTTTTGTTCACTAGAAATATTACTGCAGCTAAACTAAAAACATCTTAACATATGACTTTgcaggaaaagaaaaaattgtactaTTGCAcgtgaaattatattgatgaacCTCTTGACTTTACCTGCAATACGATTTCTACTAAACAAAACAAAGTATTTTTCTTCTCACATACTTTCATATAGAGTTgttatttctattaaatatataaaatgacgaTTGCACATCCCATACATAGGTTATGGATAAAATCAATGttaaaaaataggtaaaattttgGAGGAGGACCAAAAGTGCACCAATATTGCAAACATGACGGACTACTAGTGCTCCATATAAAAACTCAAGAATCACTTTGAGCCTTAACTCCCTCCATTTCTTCAGATTTTAAACCTTTGTGGCAAAGTTAACACACCCTCTTTTAGAGACCTCTTTCTAGTATAGTTACTATTAAAAACGTCAAATAAAATAGTATCATTTAATTAACAAAACTATAAGTCTTTCAACTCAGGGTGTGTTTGGCATTAAGGAAatttttccatggaaaatgttttcctagaaaaacAGTAAATTTTGGACttatttctcatgtttggttggtgagtaaaATACTTTTCGGaaatgattttgtgtttgatttataaataaaaaatgtttttgagagacatcttttatttttactagagtagaaaataatctatgaaattgaaaatattttttaaaaataatttttatttgggatGGTAGTGGGTGTGGGGCAGGGGAcaggggtgaaaaaataaaaatttgaactttatagtatttttaaaaaacaaaattaatttctctgctttatacaattaaaaacaatttttatacgcttgtgtttatataaaaagtgaggaagcgagcgagacattggaggagagtggcgagcgagatatttgggagagaggcgcctgacaatttttcgcaaacgtttgctatggagcacaattaaatcaaccctagctactctatttattttaggttattaatttgttattatatacaattttcccttttattttatacatcGACCAATAAGTTAAACTTCTTCATATACATCACCTAGGTAGATATCAACTTCACAACTTGTAATTCTTTATAAAAGAGAATTCATAATTTGTACCAAGTTAAAAGTTCGAATAGAAGGCAGAGATACTTATAAGCTGTTTTTAGGAATGTATGGTAGGACCTAGGAATTTCTGCCTATTTGTTTGAATTTCTCTAgtcatttaatttaatgtaGGGTATAAATGTCATTCCATTCTTCTTCCTATATTTACAGGCCCCCacctcaaaaataaaaaaagaagataagacttaaatttaaaaaaaaaaaaaaggatgtgACTTATAGCCGTcaataaaattgatataaaagCAATAATCTATGCAAAATCATGTGCTAATAAAAAGTAATCACAATTGAAATAATTGATATGCGTCAATGAAAAGAAATGGATGAAATTAAGGTGCAATGCTCCAAAAAGTATAATCCCAAATTTAAGCTTACTCACGTGGGAATGCCTATTTATTTTGGACAAATTTGTTTGTGCCAACCCTCACCCATTTCTTGCTTCTGTCGGTCCTCTCCTTTTCCATACTTACGAAACTTCTCTTCTATTCCCTTTTAATGTTTTGGTACGACAATTTCACAGGTCacggaattaaaatttttactaatataaaaaagtaaatatatgcgaaataaaagaatttaaataatgtaacttttttttaatctaagaAGATTCAAATGAACCCTCGGCCCTCGCCCTCGTGGTACCTGTAGGCCCTAATAGTCAAACATCCCATAATATACATTATTaagttttttgattttttttcacaCTAGGTGGTGACCCTTCTCCCCATTTGTTTATtccttttctgttttttttttctctctctctctgggTATTAAATTATTGTTTCGGATGTCACTACCAATACATTTTCTTCACACTCATTCACACTAATCAGCTGTGAGCACCACAACTCAAAGTTGGTAAAAGCCTGAACTCTTCTGCATTAGTTAAAGGTAAAAGCTTCACTTAATCAACATTTATTTGCTGTAGAAGTTTGAAACTTGTTTTGCTTTTTTGcttctcccccccccccccccgcaCTTTTCTCATCCTTTTTAGGGGTCCTGCAACATgcacttttttactttttaactttGTATAATAGAGGTACATAAGTGGTAATAGGAATAACCAACTTTCTTGCTGATTGCTTCTTTCTACTTCTTCCTCTGCCCTTCTGGGGACGGAAGATACTGTTAATTAAATTTAGGGGGCTTCAAATCTTCTTGTGTTTATTAGATTTAGGGAAAAATGGGAGGGGATAACAACTTGAGAATCGAACCCTAACCAACAAGATAGAAGTTTAGATAGTCAACTAATTGAATGAGCTACTAAGTAGCGGAATAAAAATTTGTTCAGGTGTCAACTTTCTTTTGAATCTACTAGTAATAAATTTATTCCACTACTGCCAATATTTGGCCATTTTAACTTTTCCAGTGGTCCTGACTTTGTGATGACTGTAACCTCTAAATTACTTAATTGCCAAAATTGACCACAAATTTCAAGATTTGAGTATCTTTATACCTTTTTTGGGAGTAATTCTGTGTTGCTCAAGACAAAATGAGGACATACCTGGATAGCATCTCTTTAATTTTGGATATATAGTGGTGGTGTGATAGTAAAAGCCTAGTTTAGATTTATGGTCTTTAATGTTTTAACCAATTGGATAGGGTTATTGTTCCAAGATTTATGTGGCATGCATTTTGCCATTATTGAGAATCATGAAGCAGAATTCTACTTCCTTGAGGAATTCGGGTTTATATACAAGCCCAGCAACACCAGAATATGGAGATAATAATGTTAGAGGATTTCAGAAGGGATGGAGTTCTGAACGAGTCCCGTTGCCGACTAACAGCGGCAGGAGGCATATTAGTACCACTGCATTGATGCCTTTCAATAGTGGAAGGACAGTGCCTTCAAAATGGGATGATGCTGAAAGGTGGATTACTAGCCCAGTGTCAAGTTATGGTCTTTCGAGGACTCCAAACGCACAAACCTACAGGGGACCCAAGTCAAAAAGTGGACCTCTTGGGCCGCCTGGCCTAATGTACTTACCGAACTATTCGCCCTCTGTGCCAGTCCTAGAAAGTGGAGGTATAAGTAACTTCATTGCAAATTCACCATTTACAACTGGTGTACTGGTGCCTGATGGAGTATCCATTCATTATGGTGCTGGTGGATATGCTCAGAATGCTATGGCTCGAGCAACCAGTGCTCCCGGTCTGTCAGATTTGTTCAGTGAATCTTCAGTACCAAGCTCTCCAGGTATGCATTTCTTCCGTTGCCTGCTTTGTACTGGTTGTCATAGCGCGAGAGAAGCACTAGCCTAATTCTGGTGAATCTTAATTTGTTGTCACTTTAGTTCTTGCAAAAGAAGGTCTCAACGGTCCTACTGTCTCTATATCAGGtttaaatgtattatttaaGTCAACTTAGCTATAAGAGTCTTAGACACTTGAAAGGAGGAAGTTGTAGCCTGCAGATTAAGAATTAGGATCGGGAATAACTAATAGCTAATACACGGATCTTGAATTTGATGAGAAACCCAGCTAAAACAGAAGTTTAATCGAAGTTCAGTGACTGTCCTCCTAAGTTTTAGCAAGTGATGATGACAATATCTCACGTGACACAAGATCTAAGTGTTGAGGACTTCCTATCATATGAATCTACACTTATGTGCTATATGACGGATGAAAAAGCAGTATGCAATTGTATAAACTGATTTAGATGAATAATCATCTTGTTATGCTAGGATTGCAAGTAGTGTTGGTTCATCTTAAAAAATATGACTTTGATGCTTCTTAACTACACTCAGGCCATTTGTTTGAAGTTTGTGAAGCATTAAGTTTACCAGCAAAAGGCCATTGTTCAGTTATGAAACGATTTTTGAGAGAGAAAGATATGTCTTTAGTAAAGTACACCACTACAACTTAATGATATTCTGTTGTTGATGAATCCAATGAACAGATGATGACACAAAGGAGCCAGATTCTATTTCCTGTGCAGTTTTGAGGAGAGACATGGCAACACAAATGAGCTCTGATGACAGTACACATACTTCTCCCCAAGAAAGGTCATCTTCAATCCCTCCTGGAGTGGAGCAGATCAAGCAGCATTCTACTAAAGTCGAGATTAGAGACGTACAGGTTGACAAAGGAGCCCCAATTTCAGGGCTATCTCGGAAAAGCCGGGTGAGGAAACCCAAGAAAGAATTACCAGACATAAGTGCGCCTATCTCACCGTGGGATGTTGTAGATGGAGCAAAGAGTATGACAAAGTAAGCATGCATTTCCGGCTTGTTTTTGCTTCTTATGTTTGCTAATGCAGCTATCTTGTCCTTCCATACAAATATTCTACATTTCCAAGGGAACTGACATGCCCTTATGTGTAACTCCACAAGTTTGTAGAAACTATTTGGGCCAAGTAGCGAAATACACAGCCTTCACCTCACTGCTAGATTCACAAATAAAAGCATGATGGACATTCTTTTGGCAACACATATGTATACCTATAGTAGGTGCATTTGTCAAGGAGCAAAAATACTATATATGAATAACGGTTGTGCATTTTGTGAAGGTCGCAAAGAGAGGAAGCCAGGATCGCTGCTTGGGAGAACTTGCAGAAGGCCAAAGCAGAAGCAGAAATCCAAAAGCTTGAGGTCCGTGAAACATATATCCAGACACTTATACTTGTTTGAAAGAATAGGACGAGCATAAAAGAAGACTTAACTATTATTTGCATTTCAGATGAAACTAGAAAAGAGGAGGTCAGCATCCATGGATAAGATTCTGAACAAGCTTAGACACGCTCAGGTGAAGGCCCAAAATATGAGACGTGCAACTTCGGAGAGTCAGCCTAGAAGAGATTCCCACAGAATCATTCCATTTCGAGAGTATTTCAAGATTACATCATTTAGCTGTTGCTTTGTTTGCCGTATCCCTTAATGCATGAGGCGTTCTAAAGTAAAATTCAAGTCATTGTAGGTGGTTCTTGTCAAATCTAGAGCCTCAGTTGTTAATGGTGATCTAAAGGAACAGACAACTCGCTGCTGACTGCTTTATTCAGTATTCCACCTACTTTTGGCTATGTATTCAGACCTTATCACTGTCTCGTGGAATTCCATCCATCTGATATCTCCACAATACCCAGAAACAATACACATGCCAGGACAGACTGGTTGTAGTACACAACTCGTAAAAATGCAGCATTTTCTAGTCATGTCCCTTACTAGAACaccaacattatatatatttcactaGTCCAACCTACATATAATTGAGATAAGCTGGAAATCTTTTATTTGACACAATTTCCGATCCCGATGCGGTATCTTGGTTTGGGGGGGGCGGGAGCGAGTAGAAGCATTTAAATTTCCGATTTCCACAAAACATAAATACAGGAAACCACTCATCTCTCAGAACGGATTTCCAGGAAAACTCAGCTTTAAGTATAAAACATAATTTGCTATATTGCTTCACTACCTACTATGTTTCTACTTCTGGATATGGAATTAACACCCATTCTTTGTTTCTTCAAAATACATTTAATACAAAGGATCAAGCATGAAGTGAATTGCACAATCCATCAGCACTGctttttcaattaaattaagGAAGTATTAGTAGCATATGTATTATGATGTCCACCTAATAATAAACTGATATAAATATGACATATCTATTGTTGTCACCCATTGAAAATTCAGACAGCCTCTGACCTCCTGCAACACAAAGCTACTAGGGCCTGAATCTCAATATCTGATCTTGACCGCCTCCTATCCAACCAGGCCAGCTAGTAGGGCCTGTATCTCATATCTGATCTTGAAGGTCTCCCACCACCCAGGCCGTAACCCCACTGTCAGAA
This window of the Solanum pennellii chromosome 2, SPENNV200 genome carries:
- the LOC107011175 gene encoding uncharacterized protein LOC107011175 produces the protein MKQNSTSLRNSGLYTSPATPEYGDNNVRGFQKGWSSERVPLPTNSGRRHISTTALMPFNSGRTVPSKWDDAERWITSPVSSYGLSRTPNAQTYRGPKSKSGPLGPPGLMYLPNYSPSVPVLESGGISNFIANSPFTTGVLVPDGVSIHYGAGGYAQNAMARATSAPGLSDLFSESSVPSSPDDDTKEPDSISCAVLRRDMATQMSSDDSTHTSPQERSSSIPPGVEQIKQHSTKVEIRDVQVDKGAPISGLSRKSRVRKPKKELPDISAPISPWDVVDGAKSMTKSQREEARIAAWENLQKAKAEAEIQKLEMKLEKRRSASMDKILNKLRHAQVKAQNMRRATSESQPRRDSHRIIPFREYFKITSFSCCFVCRIP